In one window of Chiloscyllium punctatum isolate Juve2018m chromosome 11, sChiPun1.3, whole genome shotgun sequence DNA:
- the aig1 gene encoding androgen-induced gene 1 protein isoform X4: MALIPSQVLRVAILLSYLSILCNFKALDIPAHQTYGGSWKFLTFIDLSF; encoded by the exons ATGGCTCTCATCCCCTCCCAGGTCCTGAGGGTTGCTATCTTGCTCTCCTACCTCTCCATCCTCTGCAATTTCAAAGCCCTCGACATCCCAGCTCACCAAACATATGGAGGCAGCTGGAAATTCCTAACATTCATAGACCTG TCTTTTTAG